AAATTCGCAAAAGACATCCTCGAGTTCCTACCTCATCCAGGAGAGACGGTCCTGCCAAAATTCATACATGATGAAGCATGATCTGTCTGGCAAGTTCTGGACTGACACGCTAGAAATGAAAggagacagagtgagagagggagagagagagagagaaaagagggcAGTGGGGTTATCCCATGTCTGGGAAAATTGAAGCAATTTAAAGCAGCTGCATCAAATCACAGAGAGATCCTGAGGCAAACGGCACAGAGGCAGATAAAAGGACATACTGCAGGTTGTTTGGCTGGATGGTAGTGGCATCTGTGTAGATTTTGAGAGCTTGCTGAAACTGCTCCACGTCTCTCtccttcacagacatttgtcTCTGGACCAGAAGTATGTTCTAGCGGAAATATTAAAGTGGCATCAGTGTTTTACATGCATATACATATAGTATCTATGTGTATATAGTAAATCTGTATTTGGCACACACTAGACTCACTGATTTATATGTCCCTGCCAATGTGTCTTCTTTGAGAGGTTCAAGATGTGGACTCTGAAAATGGGGTCATAAATATTTCAGTCAGCCACGAGCAGAACGAGAACCAGCAGCAGAAATGGCTCAGCCTCCAGTTACAGCCTGTCACAAACCATTGGCTTCCACAAGGAAGAGATCACCATGTTCATATTAACCCTCCTCCAGCCCTCACTTGTACTAAATTCTTGTCTGCAAACCCAAGATAAGAAAATGAACATGTTAACAGGCTATTTTAACATCCCCGAAGCACTGACATCTGTCCTACCTATATTATCACATGACAATTTAAATTCTAAATGAACTCTCACACCTCCAATCAAAATAATGGCTTCCTATTGCAAACTATAAGTAATTCCAAACCTTTGTACTTAAGCACCATTAGCTGTGAATTTAATCAGTGTTCTCCCTGATTGGAGCCCAACACAGTATATATGTATTCTCAGGCTGATGTATTATGCATGCTTTCCATTGTGGGTGCAGAGTCGCTCGGGTCTGCGCTTTCTACAAACTGACTCCTCTGTCAACAAGTATCTTATGCTTCAAGCAAAATTCTTGATTTGCAAACACACAGTAGGCCTTGAATGGTGTGCTCAACATTTCTATATGTAACAGCTAAGCCTGTGGTGAACTTTGATCCTCCCAAAAGCAGACAAAGCCTTAATGCATCTTACACTCTCTCTACCCAGCTTAGCTTCATACAGTTTATTGTTCTCTTAGGTTCAAAGCAAACCGATAAATCAAGATTTAGTGgaacattttatttgctttCCCTCTGAGTTGATTCTGCtgtcaaaaataaaatgctaaaaataCACCCATGACACAAGACATCAAGCACATCTTTTGAAAAATGGAAGAAAGTGACAAAAACTTCCTTTACACAAACCTCACACTCCATCTTGTCTATGAGCTGCTCCAGCTGGTTGATCTGGGAGCCCCAGTGGTTGTCTGGCTCCACACTGACCCCTGATACCAGAAACATAACTTCAGCCCAGCCCACGGAGATGATTCAATCTTAATTTTTTAATCAAACTTTATGAGAATGACCTCACGCATCCTATTCCCATTTCCCTGAAAAGTACCTGTGGTGAGCATGCCAGAGTAAGGGTCTGTTGGGGAGAGACACATGTTCTTCTGGATGCGTCGACCAGGCCTTTTGGCCATCCTCTGGATGGGCAGGTCAGCGGGCTTCTTCACTATCCTCCGTCCTGTGCAGCCCTGGTCGTGAACAGCCTCCATAGCACAATCCAGCGATGACTGAAGGGACTGCAGCTGGGTGGTGGTTTCCCTCAGCAGGAAGCGTGTCACAAACTGACCCAACACTGACGAGCCCTGATACTCCTTCAAATACAAACGAAGAAAAGGAATCAGCTGTGATAGAAGTATCATTTGTGAAACAACTGTTACCGTAGTCCAACAATTTTTTATTTGGTCTGCTCCACTGTTGTAATAGCTGGTTCAGCCAATTCAGTTTTTATCTGAACTGGTAAGCATTGAAAATTGCTTCTTTAACTATAGAATGCAATTTCTAGAGAAACAGCACTGAGCCTGTTTTTCTGCAGGGCGTGGTTTGTGGCTTGCTGCTAAAAAAGTTAGAGGTACACAGTTTGGCCAGAAAAGCTGAAGGGAGAAAGCATCTCAAAAATTGTCCGGCAATTTTATTAGGCCACAGCgctacctaataaagtggccacaCATGCACTTAGTAAAAGTGGCAGCAGTGAATGTAAGAAAATAGGCcataggtgtacctaataaagtcaGAAGAGGTGTACTTAATAATGTGGCAAAAGGGGTACCCTATAAAGTGGCTGGCCATAATGATCAGGTTAGGCTATAACCTAATAAAAATAGGTTGCCGGGTAAACTATTCGTCTGAGAAAGACTTGAGTCTGTGCTTGAAAACACATGAAATATTTCTAACCATCACAGAGAGACATGATATTCAAAGTCTTATCCAATCACAGTGAGAGACGAGATTTACATTAGCCTGTCAAACGATAATAGACCAACGAAGCAACTCATCAAGTGTCCCTGCAGTGAGTAACCATGGCGATGGCATGAGTCTGAGTAACCAGAGGAATCTGCGTTAATCTGTGCCGAGTTTCACGCAGCACTACTCGATCAATTAGTCCACTCTAACTCTCTCAGTCAGTGGCTCCAAATTTTAGTAGTTACACATTCGCTGAACAAGCAAAAGCTCCCCAGTTTGCAAACCCCTAAAAGATTTGTGTCAGGAAGTGTATCCAGTGTAGAAATCTGCAAATATATGGAGCTACACGCTGTAACGATCGCTTGTGAAAAAGAAGCAGCCAAAAGCAGcgtttggggattttttttgcaactatgtttttaaatgattaataaGCTCTCACCCACCACTGAGCCAGTTTAGTGTGAGAGCTGTGTTTCTATGACAAACCAGATCCGTGCTGAGTAATATGAAAACATCATTTAGCCAACAACAACATATAGTGGGATGTGTTGCTTTGCAGCTATCTCACCAATAATGTAGCCTGGGGCTGATTTTCAGACATCTCTCTGAGCACTGTGAGCTTCAGGGCAGTGTCTGCTGCATTTTAGAAATCTATAAATCTTTTCAAGCTCACTTTTTGAACACAATGACCCTCAACACACTGACCATCGCACTGTGCCATTTCCAAATTGAGTTCAGGAGAAGTGACAGCGAGATGTGATAAATGTTGGCCAGTCTTGTTCAAATCCGTGTTTCTGTACGCGTGATTTATCGGCAGAAGACGAGCTGTGCTGCACAAGTAacctctgtctttttttctgttttttctttttgatgagCAGACAGATGAGCTGCAACGCCAGAGTGGATGTGTTCTTTTCACCTCAGGAGAtggtaaaaatgataaaaatagcTATACAATTAGTAATATGTTTGGTGTAGCAATTTATTAAGTAACCCTCGTTGTAGGGAGGGCTGAAAAACGCCTCACCTTTTCAGGGAAAAGAAAGCTTTTTGACCAActtgaaatatgaaaaatgcaTGAGCTATAAGCACGTGTGATGCAGAGAAGAGAGATGAAAAGCCAGAAAGCaaggctgtgctgaagatgagagatgtagagagagagaaagccgaATATCCTCCCGAGTGAATAATAAACCTGGACACTGAAAGAGGAagagcaaaagaaagaaatgcagtCATGTGGTTGTGGTGCATTTGCGCGACGTCACGTCAGTTGGACAGCTGCGGGGTTTGTCAGCCTTAGTTACTGTCATCTACACTCCACTACTGCCCAAGCACAGTCATCAGTCACTGCAGAAGCTCCAGTGAAAATAACCACCAGTCGGCTTAACAGAAAGGGCTACTCGAGATCAGTACAGACTGAGCTAAGCTATCGATTAAGTCTTAGTGGAAGTTCTCTGATGCTGTTCTCCAGTGTGCCCGCCTAACACAACAGGATTACAGCCCTACTTGTCAGGGCAGGACAATTAAATCCCCACTACATCTCTTGCAATATTAAGCGTGCTGTTCTGCTCGAGCAGGTCTCAAAATAAGATTTTATAACGCTCTAATTAGCATGTTTCACAGTCCAAGGCTACTGTTTCTGTGAGATACTGTTTCTCTTTATCTGAAGGCAACATTCTACTTTGGGGTAGAAGGATGTGAATGAGCCAATATAATGCCGTACTGGTTGCTAGATATGAAATAATGGtgttcaaaacaaaaacaatgaagaAATAATGTGCATTTTAATGCTGCAGCTCACTGATGTGTTTGTAAAAAACCTAGACAGGTGGATGAACACACAGCAAGCATTATAATTCATATTTAACTGTTTCACAGTATCTTTGCCTGTGTGCtctgttaattagttagtttacAACTCATTGCATGTTTTCATAATTAAATTGATTATTTTAGCCATTTTAAAACTGTCATTTTAAGCCATCTGAGCCAATAATGTGTCAAggatgttgttttttatttaaacttacTGCCCTTCAATTTGTAAAATCCAGGTCACAGTAGCATATGTGATTTGGCTctgccatttctttctttgcctcCTCCATATGTGTCTTCTCCGCCTCCAGTATTTCTGCACTTGCTTCAGCATCTTTTCCTGACATTCATTATCTTGATGGTCCATCATATTCTCATTGCAGATCTTTC
This region of Maylandia zebra isolate NMK-2024a linkage group LG20, Mzebra_GT3a, whole genome shotgun sequence genomic DNA includes:
- the LOC101479901 gene encoding N-terminal EF-hand calcium-binding protein 1, producing MLACTELITMCLQSAKHEHLRKRQELDHKHNQGISLFQDILRRADKNDDGKLNLEEFQSYFTDGILTDEQMQELYYSIDRQQTDNLDIDKLSEYFTPHLGEYVNVLSALEKLNVAILKAMDKTKEEYQGSSVLGQFVTRFLLRETTTQLQSLQSSLDCAMEAVHDQGCTGRRIVKKPADLPIQRMAKRPGRRIQKNMCLSPTDPYSGMLTTGVSVEPDNHWGSQINQLEQLIDKMECESPHLEPLKEDTLAGTYKSNILLVQRQMSVKERDVEQFQQALKIYTDATTIQPNNLHVSVQNLPDRSCFIMYEFWQDRLSWMSYLQSSISKTFQGCVIDSLEEPEMVSTMLLPASWWIMNNN